The following proteins come from a genomic window of Micromonospora zamorensis:
- a CDS encoding GNAT family N-acetyltransferase, with translation MPSLVTPALSAGSLGAQDQPHLPVRPGLALRPWRDDDAGVVRVAFDCPAIQRWHVRRLDSDDEARAWTAQWAGHWHEETSASWAIVDADDRPLGQVGLRGVLLAEGSAHLSYWLLPGSRGRGIATEALGALTRWSFTDAVLHRLALEHSTANPASCRVAMRAGFPAEGVARGSVRHSDGWHDMHLHARLATDSVSPR, from the coding sequence ATGCCGTCGCTCGTCACACCCGCCCTGTCCGCCGGGAGCCTCGGCGCCCAGGACCAACCCCACCTACCGGTACGCCCCGGGCTGGCGCTGCGGCCGTGGCGCGACGACGACGCCGGGGTCGTCCGGGTCGCGTTCGACTGTCCAGCGATCCAGCGCTGGCACGTCCGCCGTCTCGACAGCGACGACGAGGCGCGGGCGTGGACGGCGCAGTGGGCCGGCCACTGGCACGAGGAGACGTCCGCGAGCTGGGCAATCGTCGACGCGGACGACCGGCCGCTCGGTCAGGTGGGGTTGCGGGGCGTGCTGCTGGCCGAGGGGTCGGCGCACCTGTCGTACTGGCTGCTGCCCGGCTCGCGCGGTCGGGGGATCGCCACCGAGGCGCTGGGAGCTCTGACCCGGTGGAGCTTCACGGACGCCGTTCTGCACCGGCTGGCCCTGGAGCACTCGACCGCCAACCCGGCGTCGTGCCGGGTGGCCATGCGGGCAGGCTTCCCCGCCGAGGGCGTGGCTCGCGGGTCGGTCCGCCACAGCGACGGCTGGCACGACATGCACCTGCACGCACGGCTGGCGACGGACTCCGTATCGCCCAGGTAG
- a CDS encoding MarR family winged helix-turn-helix transcriptional regulator encodes MLALQRATHATLQILAARLVDLDLTASEINVLAILADGRGRTISELGAAAGTRPTTLTSVLDRLERRGHITRGARPGDRRVVVIELTASGRLAAGTIRQTLAELEERALAGLPAESIAGFHIVLRALAEVSA; translated from the coding sequence TTGCTTGCTTTGCAGCGCGCGACCCATGCCACCTTGCAAATCCTCGCCGCGAGACTTGTCGACCTCGATCTGACCGCCTCCGAGATCAATGTTCTGGCCATCCTCGCGGACGGCCGTGGCCGCACGATCTCCGAACTGGGGGCCGCCGCCGGCACCCGGCCGACCACGCTGACCAGCGTGCTGGACCGGCTGGAGCGGCGCGGGCACATCACGCGCGGCGCGCGCCCGGGAGACCGCCGGGTCGTGGTCATCGAGCTGACCGCCTCAGGCCGCCTGGCCGCCGGCACCATCCGGCAGACGCTGGCCGAGCTGGAGGAGCGTGCCCTCGCCGGCCTGCCCGCGGAGTCGATCGCCGGCTTCCACATCGTTTTGCGCGCATTGGCAGAGGTGTCCGCATGA
- a CDS encoding VOC family protein has protein sequence MATRLVQINMKARDDSALGGFWAAVLGWEISSEGPGVTNLEPEGFVYPDPVAVCIDLVVSPEPKTVKNRVHVDLATTSAAHQAEVVARLKDLGATPADVGQGDVPWTVLADPEGNEFCVLEPRPLYRDTGPIAAVVVDCADPRAMADFWSQATDWVLHDVTDRQAVLRSAKGVGPYLEFVRTPDVKTVWNRVHLDVRPYPGDDPETEAARLRALGATAVDLGPDDVAWTVLADPEGNEFCLLSPS, from the coding sequence ATGGCAACGCGGCTCGTACAGATCAACATGAAGGCCCGCGACGATTCCGCGCTGGGCGGTTTCTGGGCGGCGGTGCTCGGCTGGGAGATCTCCAGCGAGGGCCCCGGCGTGACCAACCTCGAACCCGAGGGCTTCGTCTACCCGGACCCCGTCGCTGTCTGCATCGACCTCGTCGTCTCCCCGGAACCAAAGACGGTGAAGAACCGCGTGCACGTCGACCTCGCCACCACCTCGGCGGCTCACCAGGCGGAGGTGGTGGCGCGCCTGAAGGATCTCGGCGCGACACCTGCCGACGTGGGCCAGGGCGACGTTCCCTGGACGGTCCTGGCCGACCCGGAGGGCAACGAGTTCTGCGTGCTGGAGCCCCGACCGCTCTACCGGGACACCGGGCCGATCGCCGCGGTCGTGGTCGACTGCGCGGATCCGCGAGCCATGGCCGACTTCTGGAGCCAGGCCACGGACTGGGTCCTGCACGACGTGACCGACCGCCAGGCGGTGCTGCGCTCCGCCAAGGGCGTCGGCCCGTACCTGGAGTTCGTCCGGACACCCGACGTGAAGACCGTGTGGAACCGCGTCCATCTCGACGTCCGGCCCTACCCGGGTGACGACCCGGAGACCGAGGCGGCCCGACTGCGGGCTCTCGGTGCCACCGCCGTCGATCTGGGCCCCGACGACGTCGCGTGGACCGTCCTCGCGGACCCCGAAGGCAACGAGTTCTGCCTGCTCAGCCCGAGCTGA
- a CDS encoding MFS transporter — translation MPGAAGGTSSLRPTQLLRRNRPFRTLFSGRLVSYAGDSLGLVALMFHVAETTGQALAISLLLLVGDFAPSLLGPFTGALTDRLDLRRLMIVCELVQAGVLLVIVLTLPPLPGLLALVAIRATASQIFQPASRAAVPALVADRDLETANSTVGFGANAAEAVGPLIAAALFPVVGVRGLLLVDAVSFLASAALLATLPSLPAATGDGHQPSLLRQARAGIGYLLSVPTVRVIFLGFAAVVAFNGVDDVALVLLARDTFQAGSSAAGLLLGAVGLGLVAGYALLSRWGTRASMPLLLIVGFAVSSVGNLLTGLAWAVAAAIALQAVRGMGLAAMDIASITLLQRTVPAGMLGRVFGNLYGAIGVAAATSYIAGGLLLDATSAPVTLVIAGVGGLVATGIVALRLPRVMRRADENDATGSAPTTYPGGATSG, via the coding sequence ATGCCAGGCGCAGCGGGAGGCACCTCGTCGCTGCGCCCCACCCAACTGCTTCGCCGCAACAGGCCCTTCCGAACTCTCTTCTCGGGACGGCTGGTCTCGTACGCCGGTGATTCACTCGGCCTTGTCGCGCTGATGTTCCACGTCGCCGAGACGACGGGCCAGGCACTGGCGATCTCCCTGCTGTTGCTTGTCGGAGATTTCGCGCCGTCCCTGTTGGGTCCCTTCACCGGTGCCCTCACCGATCGGCTCGATCTCCGCCGGCTGATGATTGTCTGCGAACTCGTCCAAGCCGGGGTCCTGCTGGTCATCGTGCTGACCCTGCCTCCGCTGCCGGGGCTGTTGGCCCTCGTCGCGATTCGCGCGACCGCCTCGCAGATCTTCCAACCGGCGTCCCGGGCAGCGGTGCCCGCACTGGTTGCCGACCGTGACCTGGAGACCGCCAACTCGACAGTCGGGTTCGGCGCGAACGCAGCGGAGGCGGTCGGTCCGCTCATCGCCGCGGCGCTGTTCCCGGTGGTCGGAGTGCGTGGTCTGCTGCTCGTCGACGCCGTGTCGTTCCTGGCCTCGGCCGCGCTGCTCGCGACGCTCCCGTCACTCCCGGCGGCCACCGGCGATGGCCACCAGCCGTCTTTGCTGCGACAGGCCAGAGCGGGAATCGGCTACCTGCTGAGTGTTCCGACGGTGCGGGTGATCTTCCTTGGCTTCGCCGCGGTGGTCGCCTTCAACGGGGTCGACGACGTGGCGCTGGTGCTGCTGGCCCGGGACACCTTCCAGGCCGGCAGTTCCGCGGCCGGACTTCTGCTGGGCGCGGTCGGCCTCGGCCTTGTGGCCGGTTACGCCCTGTTGTCCCGGTGGGGTACGCGGGCGTCGATGCCGCTGCTGCTGATCGTGGGCTTCGCGGTCAGCAGTGTCGGTAACCTGCTGACCGGGCTCGCCTGGGCCGTCGCCGCCGCGATCGCCCTGCAGGCCGTCCGAGGGATGGGGTTGGCGGCCATGGACATCGCCTCGATCACGCTGCTGCAACGTACGGTCCCGGCGGGCATGCTCGGCAGGGTCTTCGGCAACCTGTACGGCGCCATCGGGGTCGCCGCCGCGACGTCCTACATTGCCGGCGGACTCCTGCTGGACGCCACCTCCGCCCCGGTGACCCTGGTGATCGCGGGCGTCGGCGGCCTGGTGGCCACCGGCATCGTCGCGCTGCGACTGCCGAGGGTGATGCGGCGCGCCGACGAGAACGACGCGACGGGATCCGCGCCGACCACCTACCCGGGCGGCGCCACGTCCGGGTAG
- a CDS encoding flavin reductase, with protein sequence MPERPKHSPLRPAWRCPVCGILWPCSAAKLRLLGEYREDRPGLWSHLAKLQEAAEADLITLNPGVALPDLTPRFVGWAQAR encoded by the coding sequence ATGCCCGAGCGACCGAAGCACTCCCCCTTGCGGCCAGCGTGGCGCTGCCCGGTCTGCGGCATCCTGTGGCCGTGCTCGGCCGCGAAGCTGCGTCTCCTCGGCGAGTACCGCGAGGATCGGCCGGGCCTGTGGAGTCACCTGGCAAAGCTTCAGGAGGCAGCCGAAGCCGATCTCATTACGCTGAACCCGGGCGTCGCGCTGCCCGATCTGACCCCGCGTTTCGTCGGCTGGGCCCAAGCCCGCTGA
- a CDS encoding DUF5753 domain-containing protein produces MNHAFVAALAGAGHTAESLAGQIGVHPKTVARWANPGHIPQSRHRSTVAKLLAKDADALWPDVVRRREPVWFRPWVDLEREAVTLRSFQLAWVPGLLQTEAYARATLAGGVLAPDAVAEFAEARMSRQAILSRDGGPLLIAVLDEGVLRRRVGDDRALMASQLARLLGFAESGSVQLHIVPSDAPSYPGLDGPFTIADMPDGSRVAHVDSPAQAQILDQMSDLVSLERRWERIRGEALPRGRSVDLLREAAASWT; encoded by the coding sequence ATGAATCACGCCTTTGTCGCAGCGCTGGCTGGGGCGGGTCACACCGCCGAGAGCCTCGCAGGTCAGATCGGTGTGCACCCGAAGACCGTCGCCAGGTGGGCAAACCCGGGTCACATTCCCCAGAGTCGCCATCGCTCGACCGTCGCAAAGCTCCTGGCAAAAGATGCCGACGCACTTTGGCCGGATGTCGTCCGTCGCCGCGAACCGGTGTGGTTCCGGCCGTGGGTCGACCTCGAACGCGAGGCGGTGACGCTCCGGTCGTTTCAACTCGCGTGGGTGCCCGGACTGCTCCAGACGGAGGCGTACGCGCGGGCGACCCTGGCGGGCGGGGTGCTGGCACCGGACGCGGTCGCCGAATTCGCCGAGGCCCGAATGAGCCGCCAGGCGATCCTGAGTCGTGACGGCGGACCGCTGCTGATCGCGGTGCTGGACGAGGGGGTGCTGAGGCGGCGCGTCGGCGACGACCGCGCGTTGATGGCGTCGCAGCTCGCGCGCCTGCTTGGCTTTGCCGAGAGCGGCAGCGTTCAGCTCCACATCGTCCCGTCGGACGCGCCCAGTTACCCCGGGCTCGACGGACCATTCACCATCGCCGACATGCCGGACGGATCGCGGGTCGCGCACGTCGACAGCCCCGCCCAGGCGCAGATCCTCGACCAGATGTCGGACCTTGTTAGCCTGGAGCGGCGGTGGGAGCGTATTCGCGGAGAGGCACTGCCCCGAGGACGTTCCGTGGACCTTCTGAGAGAAGCGGCAGCATCATGGACCTGA
- a CDS encoding DUF397 domain-containing protein, protein MDLTGARWRKSTKSGGNGGDCVEVADNLPGVVLVRDTKDRDGATLAFSPQSWRGFVTMARDAD, encoded by the coding sequence ATGGACCTGACCGGCGCGCGGTGGCGGAAGAGCACGAAGAGCGGCGGCAACGGCGGTGACTGCGTCGAGGTTGCCGACAACCTTCCCGGCGTGGTCCTCGTCCGCGACACGAAGGACCGCGACGGCGCGACACTGGCCTTCAGCCCGCAGTCGTGGCGTGGCTTCGTGACGATGGCACGCGACGCCGACTGA
- a CDS encoding MFS transporter, whose amino-acid sequence MAHPLRIPAFRLLFLGRTVSALGEAVVPAALALAVLRATGSTGALAVVLAAAMIPRLLLLPLGGVVADRFDARRVAMAADLVRCATQLAVGVELLGSDPSLTMVVVASALGGTASAFAIPTACPLVAGTVEPADRQRANALMGMTANTSRLAGPALAGALIWAAGPGWAFILDSASFGLSAVLLGLLRVRHVPVPRRSVLADLRHGFGEVRARDWFWTSLLGHGVWNGAAAVLMTLGPAVAIDRLGGETTWVVLLQAGAVGMLVGSLLAGRVRLRRPVLLANLGLACYAAPLFLLAVAAPAPAVIVAYAVALTALGYLNPVWETVVQHHFPPEVLARVTSYDWLVSLGAMPLGYALAPLAADAFGAPVPLAVAGLLVLASCAGTALVPGVRRLTWPATPQPQPVAPVASR is encoded by the coding sequence ATGGCTCACCCGCTGCGCATCCCCGCCTTCCGGTTGCTGTTCCTGGGCCGTACCGTCTCGGCTCTCGGCGAGGCGGTGGTGCCCGCCGCTCTGGCCCTGGCCGTGCTGCGGGCCACCGGCTCCACCGGCGCGCTGGCCGTGGTCCTCGCCGCGGCGATGATCCCCCGACTGCTCCTGCTGCCACTGGGCGGTGTCGTGGCCGACCGGTTCGACGCCCGTCGGGTCGCCATGGCGGCCGACCTGGTGCGCTGCGCGACCCAGCTCGCCGTCGGCGTGGAGCTGCTCGGCAGCGACCCGTCGCTGACCATGGTTGTCGTGGCGTCCGCGCTCGGCGGCACCGCGTCGGCGTTCGCCATTCCGACCGCGTGTCCACTGGTCGCCGGCACCGTCGAGCCCGCCGACCGGCAGCGGGCCAACGCCCTGATGGGCATGACCGCCAACACCAGTCGCCTCGCCGGGCCGGCATTGGCCGGCGCGCTGATCTGGGCTGCCGGCCCCGGCTGGGCGTTCATCCTCGACAGTGCGTCGTTCGGGCTCAGCGCCGTCCTGCTCGGGCTGCTGCGGGTCCGCCACGTCCCGGTGCCCCGCCGTTCCGTCCTCGCCGACCTGCGGCACGGCTTCGGTGAAGTACGTGCCCGCGACTGGTTCTGGACCAGCCTGCTCGGGCACGGCGTGTGGAACGGTGCCGCCGCCGTGCTGATGACCCTCGGGCCGGCCGTCGCCATCGACCGCCTCGGCGGTGAGACGACCTGGGTGGTGCTGTTGCAGGCCGGCGCGGTCGGGATGCTCGTCGGATCGCTGCTGGCCGGACGGGTCCGGCTACGCCGACCGGTGCTGCTGGCCAACCTCGGGCTGGCCTGCTACGCCGCGCCGCTCTTCCTGCTCGCCGTCGCCGCGCCCGCCCCGGCGGTGATCGTCGCCTACGCGGTGGCGCTGACCGCCCTCGGTTACCTCAACCCGGTCTGGGAGACCGTCGTGCAGCACCACTTCCCACCGGAGGTGCTGGCCCGCGTCACCTCGTACGACTGGTTGGTGTCGCTCGGCGCCATGCCGCTGGGGTACGCGCTGGCGCCGCTGGCCGCCGACGCGTTCGGCGCGCCCGTGCCTCTGGCCGTCGCCGGCCTGCTGGTTCTCGCCTCCTGCGCGGGCACGGCCCTCGTCCCCGGCGTACGCCGACTCACCTGGCCAGCGACCCCGCAACCGCAACCGGTCGCACCCGTCGCTTCCCGCTGA
- a CDS encoding MarR family winged helix-turn-helix transcriptional regulator, giving the protein MTTTPDDVDRHIERWLPVVPDLDADVEGAVTRMIKLIRHLRTVKERVLADLDLPAHEYDTLHALAGRRGRAAPSDLAVDLAVAPASITARVDTLLRRGFVRRIPSTVDRRRVDVELTDAGQAAWRGAMEIQGAEEHRLLGALTATERRQLSDLLRRVMLVAEQPKVD; this is encoded by the coding sequence GTGACCACCACTCCGGATGACGTCGACCGTCACATCGAGCGTTGGCTGCCCGTGGTGCCTGACCTCGACGCGGACGTCGAGGGTGCGGTGACCAGGATGATCAAGCTGATCCGGCACCTGCGGACGGTCAAGGAACGGGTTCTGGCCGACCTGGACCTGCCCGCTCACGAGTACGACACCCTGCACGCCCTGGCCGGCCGACGCGGCCGGGCAGCCCCCTCGGACCTCGCCGTGGATCTCGCGGTTGCCCCCGCCTCGATCACGGCCCGGGTCGACACCCTGCTCCGGCGGGGCTTTGTGCGCCGGATTCCGTCGACAGTCGACCGCCGGCGGGTGGACGTGGAGCTGACCGACGCGGGTCAGGCCGCCTGGCGTGGGGCGATGGAGATCCAGGGCGCAGAGGAGCACCGCCTGCTCGGCGCGCTCACAGCGACCGAACGGCGACAACTCTCCGACCTGTTGCGCCGGGTGATGCTCGTCGCCGAACAGCCGAAGGTCGACTGA
- a CDS encoding DUF2087 domain-containing protein, with protein MTAHALAGTLADDGRRRIFAAIVLGATSATEVAERTGLPARVVLTGVRRLADAGLVTGADGSLAVDEASLRAAARNSRPADDAEPDADPVLRTFLRAGVLVGLPAQRSRRRVLLAHIAERSFEPGTRYPERAVDDALKAWCAAGGSDHATLRRYLIDERLLTREHGIYQRP; from the coding sequence GTGACTGCGCATGCTCTGGCCGGAACCCTGGCCGACGACGGACGGCGACGGATCTTCGCAGCGATCGTGCTGGGTGCCACCAGCGCGACGGAGGTCGCCGAACGGACCGGCCTGCCGGCGCGGGTGGTGCTCACCGGGGTCCGCCGGCTCGCCGACGCGGGTCTCGTCACCGGCGCGGACGGCTCGCTGGCGGTCGACGAGGCGTCGCTGCGGGCGGCCGCCCGCAACAGTCGCCCGGCCGACGACGCGGAGCCCGACGCCGACCCGGTGCTGCGGACCTTCCTGCGCGCGGGCGTCCTGGTGGGTCTGCCGGCGCAGCGCAGCCGACGGAGGGTCCTGCTGGCACATATCGCCGAGCGGTCGTTCGAACCGGGCACCCGCTATCCGGAGCGCGCCGTCGATGACGCGCTCAAGGCGTGGTGTGCGGCGGGCGGGTCGGATCACGCGACGCTGCGTCGGTACCTGATCGA